The Apis mellifera strain DH4 linkage group LG8, Amel_HAv3.1, whole genome shotgun sequence genome contains a region encoding:
- the LOC412079 gene encoding uncharacterized protein LOC412079 produces MGNQVTRAGHVSAKKTDIAVHTGDSTNANNLSKNSSGTELESNSQFFPIESLAKILSHLTHEQEHINGITVSVFQRYLFPNYLELGEKLFNYLHHSANINTSYLSTNSFKQQAEKFLSVMNDHTILENYVKMYSNIKIDGSISPEGLKALLNISYNIAMDNSGISSCIYANQIINAAVVSCFHGKHALSVSYASNWIWQHCPRIIYGPHRYIIHVFTTAYRNGEILLSKGQPQPHLEIPTPILEQPDSLDFPQILLPVSYVWLLSSTLPECYLQADDSPKDITHALIAKRMGNVCARHWTLLYNSSEHGTGANRFLHHVLGYRGPTLLFIRAVNSNVDTVCPTYCICSAVEWRESHLYWGSENSMGIELFPSYRVIEKGVKVLYLNTSIRGYPHGLRFGSNPRSPYISIDESFHSVSIAGAPYPIASLEVWGCGDTKLRERQLEIKKWQVKEAEKQRIVKLSASDWIDHPDRYLLELAGRASYNESNK; encoded by the exons ATGGGTAATCAAGTAACACGTGCTGGACATGTATCTGCTAAAAAAACTGATATTGCTGTGCATACCGGTGACAGTACAAATGCAAataatctttcgaaaaattcctcgGGAACTGAATTGGAAAGTAATTCTCAATTCTTTCCAATTGAAAGTTTAGCAAag ATTCTATCTCATTTAACTCATGAACAAGAACATATAAATGGCATTACAGTATCTGTATTTCAACGTTATCTCTTTCCTAATTATCTAGAGTTAGgtgaaaagttatttaattatcttcacCATTCTGCTAATATTAATACTTCGTATTTGAGTACTAATTCTTTTAAACAACAAGCAGAAAAGTTTCTTTCTGTAATGAATGATCACACTATATTAgagaattatgtaaaaatgtattctaatataaaaatagatggaaGTATAAGTCCTGAAGGATTAAAAgctttattgaatatttcttacaaTATTGCTATGGATAATAGTGGAATTTCTTCCTGCATTTAtgcaaatcaaataataaatgcagCTGTTGTATCatgt ttTCATGGCAAACATGCTTTATCTGTAAGTTATGCAAGTAATTGGATCTGGCAACATTGTCCTCGTATAATATATGGTCCTCATCGTTATATAATACATGTGTTCACAACTGCTTATCGAAATggtgaaattcttttatccaAAGGACAACCTCAACCACATTTGGAGATACCAACACCTATATTAGAACAACCAGATTCCTTAGACTTTcctcaaattttattacctGTGAGCTATGTGTGGTTATTATCAAGTACACTACCTGAATGTTATCTTCag gCAGATGATTCACCAAAAGATATTACTCATGCTCTTATAGCTAAAAGAATGGGCAATGTATGTGCTAGACATTGgacattattgtataatagcTCAGAACATGGAACAGGAGCTAATCGTTTTCTTCATCATGTATTAGGATATAGAGGTCCCACTCTTTTATTCATACGAGCTGTTAATTCAAATGTAGATACTGTATGTCCTACATATTGCATATGTTCAGCAGTAGAATGGCGCGAAAGTCATTTATATTGGGGTAGTGAAAATTCAATGGGTATCGAACTTTTTCCCTCATATAGAGTTATTGAAAAAGGagttaaagtattatatttaaatactagtATCAGAGGTTATCCTCATGGATTACGATTTGGAAGTAATCCTCGTTCACCATATATTAGTATAGATGAATCATTCCATTCAGTCAGTATTGCAGGTGCACCTTATCCAATTGCTAGTTTAGAAGTTTGGGGTTGTGGAGACACAAAATTaag gGAACGtcaattggaaattaaaaaatggcaaGTGAAGGAAGCAGAAAAACAAAGGATCGTTAAATTAAGTGCTAGCGATTGGATAGATCATCCTGATCGTTATTTACTTGAATTGGCGGGTAGGGCATCCTATaatgaatcaaataaataG
- the LOC410037 gene encoding dnaJ homolog subfamily C member 7 isoform X3: MSTIEQFKDCSRCAKMQTAKELYVGKQYKEALKEYSELIELYPNKPLHYANRAACYMMLDKYPYALDDAKKCIELDEKLYKAYVRIIKCCLILGDIIQAETTLSKLLEIDPENKGITTEKKDLEYVKKFLKDADIAYAAKDYRKVVYCMDRCCDVSTRCTSFKLIKAECLVFLGRYQEAQEIANDILHIDKQNADAIYVRAMCLYFQDNIDRAFTHFQQVLRLAPDHAKALEIYKRAKNLKKKKEEGNAAYEKEQYQKAYKLYTEALTIDPQNIVTNAKLHFNKATVAAKLSRLNESIIECTEALKLDKNYLKALKRRAASYMELKEYEKAVHDLEKACKMDKSWDNKRLLMEAKMALKKSKRKDYYEILGIDKNASTDDIKKAYRKRAMVHHPDRHPNATEGEKKEQEKKFKEVGEAYGILSDPKKRSRYDSGHDIDDTDGGYQDVDPNVVFQTFFQHDGYQFRTDGFTFHFG, translated from the exons ATGTCTACTATTGAACAATTTAAAGA TTGTTCTAGGTGTGCAAAAATGCAAACTGCTAAAGAACTTTATGTTGGAAAACAATATAAAGAagcattaaaagaatatagtgAACTTATTg aattatatccaAATAAACCATTGCATTATGCAAATAGAGCTGCATGTTATATGATGCTTGATAAATATCCTTATGCTTTGGATGATgcaaaaaaatgtattgaattGGATGAGAAACTATACAAA gCATatgtaagaattataaaatgttgtcTGATTTTGGGAGATATTATTCAAGCTGAAACTACTTTATCTAAGTTATTAGAAATTGATCCtgaaaataaaggaattaCCACAGAGAAAAAAGACTTAGAATATGTGAAAAAGTTTCTTAAAGATGCTGATATTGCATATGCTGCTAAGGATTATCGTaaa GTTGTATATTGTATGGATCGTTGTTGTGATGTGAGTACTCGTTGtacaagttttaaattaatcaaagcaGAATGTTTAGTATTTTTGGGAAGGTATCAAGAAGCACAAGAGATAGCAaa tgatattttgcatattgaTAAACAAAATGCAGATGCTATATATGTTCGTGCTATGTGTCTATATTTCCAAGATAATATTGACAGAGCTTTTACACATTTTCAACAAGTACTTAGATTGGCTCCAGATCATGCTAAagcattagaaatatataaacgagctaaaaatttaaaaaagaaaaaagaagaaggaaatgcTGCTTATGAAAAAGAACAATATCAGAaagcatataaattatatacagaaGCCTTGACTATAGATCCTCAAAATATTGTAACAAACGCAAAACTTCATTTCAATAAAGCAACAGTTGCAGCAAAg TTATCTCGATTAAATGAGTCAATAATAGAATGCACAGAAGCAttgaaattagataaaaattatcttaaagcTCTCAAGAGAAGAGCAGCTTCTTATATGGAGttgaaagaatatgaaaaagcTGTTCATGATCTTGAGAAAGCCTGTAAAATGGATAAAAGTTggg ATAATAAACGATTGTTAATGGAAGCCAAAATggcattaaaaaaatcaaagagaaaagattattatgaGATATTaggaatagataaaaatgcATCTACTGATGATATTAAGAAAGCATATAGGAAACGAGCGATGGTACATCATCCTG atcgaCATCCTAATGCAacggaaggagaaaaaaaagaacaagaaaaaaaatttaaagaagtcGGAGAAGCCTATGGGATTCTTTCTGATCCTAAAAAACGATCACGCTATGACAGTGGACATGATATTGATGATACTGATGGGGGATATCAAG atgtTGATCCGAATGTAGTATTTCAGACATTCTTTCAACATGATGGTTATCAATTCCGCACGGATGGTTTCACTTTTCATTTTGGTTAA
- the LOC410037 gene encoding dnaJ homolog subfamily C member 7 isoform X4, which yields MSTIEQFKECAKMQTAKELYVGKQYKEALKEYSELIELYPNKPLHYANRAACYMMLDKYPYALDDAKKCIELDEKLYKAYVRIIKCCLILGDIIQAETTLSKLLEIDPENKGITTEKKDLEYVKKFLKDADIAYAAKDYRKVVYCMDRCCDVSTRCTSFKLIKAECLVFLGRYQEAQEIANDILHIDKQNADAIYVRAMCLYFQDNIDRAFTHFQQVLRLAPDHAKALEIYKRAKNLKKKKEEGNAAYEKEQYQKAYKLYTEALTIDPQNIVTNAKLHFNKATVAAKLSRLNESIIECTEALKLDKNYLKALKRRAASYMELKEYEKAVHDLEKACKMDKSWDNKRLLMEAKMALKKSKRKDYYEILGIDKNASTDDIKKAYRKRAMVHHPDRHPNATEGEKKEQEKKFKEVGEAYGILSDPKKRSRYDSGHDIDDTDGGYQDVDPNVVFQTFFQHDGYQFRTDGFTFHFG from the exons ATGTCTACTATTGAACAATTTAAAGA GTGTGCAAAAATGCAAACTGCTAAAGAACTTTATGTTGGAAAACAATATAAAGAagcattaaaagaatatagtgAACTTATTg aattatatccaAATAAACCATTGCATTATGCAAATAGAGCTGCATGTTATATGATGCTTGATAAATATCCTTATGCTTTGGATGATgcaaaaaaatgtattgaattGGATGAGAAACTATACAAA gCATatgtaagaattataaaatgttgtcTGATTTTGGGAGATATTATTCAAGCTGAAACTACTTTATCTAAGTTATTAGAAATTGATCCtgaaaataaaggaattaCCACAGAGAAAAAAGACTTAGAATATGTGAAAAAGTTTCTTAAAGATGCTGATATTGCATATGCTGCTAAGGATTATCGTaaa GTTGTATATTGTATGGATCGTTGTTGTGATGTGAGTACTCGTTGtacaagttttaaattaatcaaagcaGAATGTTTAGTATTTTTGGGAAGGTATCAAGAAGCACAAGAGATAGCAaa tgatattttgcatattgaTAAACAAAATGCAGATGCTATATATGTTCGTGCTATGTGTCTATATTTCCAAGATAATATTGACAGAGCTTTTACACATTTTCAACAAGTACTTAGATTGGCTCCAGATCATGCTAAagcattagaaatatataaacgagctaaaaatttaaaaaagaaaaaagaagaaggaaatgcTGCTTATGAAAAAGAACAATATCAGAaagcatataaattatatacagaaGCCTTGACTATAGATCCTCAAAATATTGTAACAAACGCAAAACTTCATTTCAATAAAGCAACAGTTGCAGCAAAg TTATCTCGATTAAATGAGTCAATAATAGAATGCACAGAAGCAttgaaattagataaaaattatcttaaagcTCTCAAGAGAAGAGCAGCTTCTTATATGGAGttgaaagaatatgaaaaagcTGTTCATGATCTTGAGAAAGCCTGTAAAATGGATAAAAGTTggg ATAATAAACGATTGTTAATGGAAGCCAAAATggcattaaaaaaatcaaagagaaaagattattatgaGATATTaggaatagataaaaatgcATCTACTGATGATATTAAGAAAGCATATAGGAAACGAGCGATGGTACATCATCCTG atcgaCATCCTAATGCAacggaaggagaaaaaaaagaacaagaaaaaaaatttaaagaagtcGGAGAAGCCTATGGGATTCTTTCTGATCCTAAAAAACGATCACGCTATGACAGTGGACATGATATTGATGATACTGATGGGGGATATCAAG atgtTGATCCGAATGTAGTATTTCAGACATTCTTTCAACATGATGGTTATCAATTCCGCACGGATGGTTTCACTTTTCATTTTGGTTAA
- the LOC410037 gene encoding dnaJ homolog subfamily C member 7 isoform X1, translated as MILTILYYIISTFYKDIRKYISKHSTMSTIEQFKDCSRCAKMQTAKELYVGKQYKEALKEYSELIELYPNKPLHYANRAACYMMLDKYPYALDDAKKCIELDEKLYKAYVRIIKCCLILGDIIQAETTLSKLLEIDPENKGITTEKKDLEYVKKFLKDADIAYAAKDYRKVVYCMDRCCDVSTRCTSFKLIKAECLVFLGRYQEAQEIANDILHIDKQNADAIYVRAMCLYFQDNIDRAFTHFQQVLRLAPDHAKALEIYKRAKNLKKKKEEGNAAYEKEQYQKAYKLYTEALTIDPQNIVTNAKLHFNKATVAAKLSRLNESIIECTEALKLDKNYLKALKRRAASYMELKEYEKAVHDLEKACKMDKSWDNKRLLMEAKMALKKSKRKDYYEILGIDKNASTDDIKKAYRKRAMVHHPDRHPNATEGEKKEQEKKFKEVGEAYGILSDPKKRSRYDSGHDIDDTDGGYQDVDPNVVFQTFFQHDGYQFRTDGFTFHFG; from the exons atgatattgacgatattatattatattatatctacatTTTATAA GGATATACGCAAGTATATTTCAAAACATTCAACAATGTCTACTATTGAACAATTTAAAGA TTGTTCTAGGTGTGCAAAAATGCAAACTGCTAAAGAACTTTATGTTGGAAAACAATATAAAGAagcattaaaagaatatagtgAACTTATTg aattatatccaAATAAACCATTGCATTATGCAAATAGAGCTGCATGTTATATGATGCTTGATAAATATCCTTATGCTTTGGATGATgcaaaaaaatgtattgaattGGATGAGAAACTATACAAA gCATatgtaagaattataaaatgttgtcTGATTTTGGGAGATATTATTCAAGCTGAAACTACTTTATCTAAGTTATTAGAAATTGATCCtgaaaataaaggaattaCCACAGAGAAAAAAGACTTAGAATATGTGAAAAAGTTTCTTAAAGATGCTGATATTGCATATGCTGCTAAGGATTATCGTaaa GTTGTATATTGTATGGATCGTTGTTGTGATGTGAGTACTCGTTGtacaagttttaaattaatcaaagcaGAATGTTTAGTATTTTTGGGAAGGTATCAAGAAGCACAAGAGATAGCAaa tgatattttgcatattgaTAAACAAAATGCAGATGCTATATATGTTCGTGCTATGTGTCTATATTTCCAAGATAATATTGACAGAGCTTTTACACATTTTCAACAAGTACTTAGATTGGCTCCAGATCATGCTAAagcattagaaatatataaacgagctaaaaatttaaaaaagaaaaaagaagaaggaaatgcTGCTTATGAAAAAGAACAATATCAGAaagcatataaattatatacagaaGCCTTGACTATAGATCCTCAAAATATTGTAACAAACGCAAAACTTCATTTCAATAAAGCAACAGTTGCAGCAAAg TTATCTCGATTAAATGAGTCAATAATAGAATGCACAGAAGCAttgaaattagataaaaattatcttaaagcTCTCAAGAGAAGAGCAGCTTCTTATATGGAGttgaaagaatatgaaaaagcTGTTCATGATCTTGAGAAAGCCTGTAAAATGGATAAAAGTTggg ATAATAAACGATTGTTAATGGAAGCCAAAATggcattaaaaaaatcaaagagaaaagattattatgaGATATTaggaatagataaaaatgcATCTACTGATGATATTAAGAAAGCATATAGGAAACGAGCGATGGTACATCATCCTG atcgaCATCCTAATGCAacggaaggagaaaaaaaagaacaagaaaaaaaatttaaagaagtcGGAGAAGCCTATGGGATTCTTTCTGATCCTAAAAAACGATCACGCTATGACAGTGGACATGATATTGATGATACTGATGGGGGATATCAAG atgtTGATCCGAATGTAGTATTTCAGACATTCTTTCAACATGATGGTTATCAATTCCGCACGGATGGTTTCACTTTTCATTTTGGTTAA
- the LOC410037 gene encoding dnaJ homolog subfamily C member 7 isoform X2, which produces MILTILYYIISTFYKDIRKYISKHSTMSTIEQFKECAKMQTAKELYVGKQYKEALKEYSELIELYPNKPLHYANRAACYMMLDKYPYALDDAKKCIELDEKLYKAYVRIIKCCLILGDIIQAETTLSKLLEIDPENKGITTEKKDLEYVKKFLKDADIAYAAKDYRKVVYCMDRCCDVSTRCTSFKLIKAECLVFLGRYQEAQEIANDILHIDKQNADAIYVRAMCLYFQDNIDRAFTHFQQVLRLAPDHAKALEIYKRAKNLKKKKEEGNAAYEKEQYQKAYKLYTEALTIDPQNIVTNAKLHFNKATVAAKLSRLNESIIECTEALKLDKNYLKALKRRAASYMELKEYEKAVHDLEKACKMDKSWDNKRLLMEAKMALKKSKRKDYYEILGIDKNASTDDIKKAYRKRAMVHHPDRHPNATEGEKKEQEKKFKEVGEAYGILSDPKKRSRYDSGHDIDDTDGGYQDVDPNVVFQTFFQHDGYQFRTDGFTFHFG; this is translated from the exons atgatattgacgatattatattatattatatctacatTTTATAA GGATATACGCAAGTATATTTCAAAACATTCAACAATGTCTACTATTGAACAATTTAAAGA GTGTGCAAAAATGCAAACTGCTAAAGAACTTTATGTTGGAAAACAATATAAAGAagcattaaaagaatatagtgAACTTATTg aattatatccaAATAAACCATTGCATTATGCAAATAGAGCTGCATGTTATATGATGCTTGATAAATATCCTTATGCTTTGGATGATgcaaaaaaatgtattgaattGGATGAGAAACTATACAAA gCATatgtaagaattataaaatgttgtcTGATTTTGGGAGATATTATTCAAGCTGAAACTACTTTATCTAAGTTATTAGAAATTGATCCtgaaaataaaggaattaCCACAGAGAAAAAAGACTTAGAATATGTGAAAAAGTTTCTTAAAGATGCTGATATTGCATATGCTGCTAAGGATTATCGTaaa GTTGTATATTGTATGGATCGTTGTTGTGATGTGAGTACTCGTTGtacaagttttaaattaatcaaagcaGAATGTTTAGTATTTTTGGGAAGGTATCAAGAAGCACAAGAGATAGCAaa tgatattttgcatattgaTAAACAAAATGCAGATGCTATATATGTTCGTGCTATGTGTCTATATTTCCAAGATAATATTGACAGAGCTTTTACACATTTTCAACAAGTACTTAGATTGGCTCCAGATCATGCTAAagcattagaaatatataaacgagctaaaaatttaaaaaagaaaaaagaagaaggaaatgcTGCTTATGAAAAAGAACAATATCAGAaagcatataaattatatacagaaGCCTTGACTATAGATCCTCAAAATATTGTAACAAACGCAAAACTTCATTTCAATAAAGCAACAGTTGCAGCAAAg TTATCTCGATTAAATGAGTCAATAATAGAATGCACAGAAGCAttgaaattagataaaaattatcttaaagcTCTCAAGAGAAGAGCAGCTTCTTATATGGAGttgaaagaatatgaaaaagcTGTTCATGATCTTGAGAAAGCCTGTAAAATGGATAAAAGTTggg ATAATAAACGATTGTTAATGGAAGCCAAAATggcattaaaaaaatcaaagagaaaagattattatgaGATATTaggaatagataaaaatgcATCTACTGATGATATTAAGAAAGCATATAGGAAACGAGCGATGGTACATCATCCTG atcgaCATCCTAATGCAacggaaggagaaaaaaaagaacaagaaaaaaaatttaaagaagtcGGAGAAGCCTATGGGATTCTTTCTGATCCTAAAAAACGATCACGCTATGACAGTGGACATGATATTGATGATACTGATGGGGGATATCAAG atgtTGATCCGAATGTAGTATTTCAGACATTCTTTCAACATGATGGTTATCAATTCCGCACGGATGGTTTCACTTTTCATTTTGGTTAA
- the LOC551184 gene encoding eukaryotic translation initiation factor 3 subunit C: MSRFFATGSDSESDSASEEEQVQRAPTTAFTFSDEEEETKRVVRSTKEKRYEEIANLIKLIRNYKKIKDMSSMLSSFEDLMRAYQKALPVIAKEEGGQTPRFYIRCLVEMEDFINEVWEDREGRKNMSKNNSKSLTSLRQKLRKYNKDFEEDIVKFRENPDQDDDEEEEKPEEVVEFEDEEDSAVAFKKAGSEASEPDTSKFKKNVADGEEGSESESDWGSSSDSESTSSEDEGQYQNIRERFIKKVTDKEEEEDKAKRKEQRKERKEKERKKKKDEDDEEGEWETVKGGVAIPSEKPKMFAKDAEINVAAVLKKLSEIIAARGKKRTDRREQIELLHELQSIADTHNLGPAVAVKIKFSIVSSIFDYNPKVSDAMKPEYWSKILERITEMLDMLLNTKDMVIAEIVSEDAEEYETPPYKIHGCVLTLVERLDEEFTKLLKECDPHSNEYVERLKDEKQVSTIIDKVQEYLERQGTVSELCRVYLRKIEHLYYKFDPNVLKQKEGELGPDVITSVQVMEKLCKYVYAHDGTDRLRTRAILSHVYHHALHDNWFQARDLILMSHLQETIQHSDPATQILYNRTIAHLGLCAFRHANIKDAHNCLVDLMVTGKVKELLAQGLLPQRQHERSKEQEKIEKQRQMPFHMHINLELLECVYLVSAMLIEIPYMAAHEFDARRRMISKTFYQQLRSSERQSLVGPPESMREHVVAAAKAMRNGNWLACNNFIINEKMNAKVWDLFYQADKVRDMLTRLNKEEALRTYLFTYSHVYDSISMPKLAEMFQLKRPVVHSIISKMIINEELMASLDDPTETVVMHRSEPSRLQSLALQLTDKVNNFVDSNERIFEMKQGNFFSRGNQGNFRDRQNYNRQGQDWGRQRRDRDRDRNREENRNY, translated from the exons atgagtCGTTTTTTCGCAACTGGATCAGATTCTGAGTCTGATAGTGCTTCTGAGGAAGAACAGGTTCAAAGGGCACCAACTACAGCTTTTACG TTCAGTGATGAAGAGGAAGAAACTAAGAGAGTTGTACGATCaaccaaagaaaaaagatatgaagAGATTGCAAATCTTATCAAACtcataagaaattacaaaaagatcAAAGATATGAGTAGCATGTTGTCCA GTTTTGAAGATTTAATGCGTGCTTATCAGAAAGCATTGCCTGTAATAGCAAAGGAAGAAGGTGGTCAAACTCCACGTTTTTACATTAGATGTTTAGTAGAAATGGAAGATTTTATCAATGAAGTATGGGAAGATCGTGAAGGTCGTAAAAATatgtcaaaaaataattcaaaatcattgaCTTCATTACGCCAAAAACTTCGTAAATATAACAAAGACTTTGAAGAagatatagtaaaatttagagaaaatcCAGATCAAGATGAtgatgaggaggaggagaaac ctgAAGAAGTTGTAGAATTTGAGGATGAAGAAGATAGTGCAGTTGCTTTTAAAAAAGCAGGATCAGAAGCGAGTGAACCAGATACTTCTAAATTTAag aaaaatgTAGCTGATGGAGAAGAAGGTAGTGAAAGTGAATCTGATTGGGGTAGTTCTTCAGATAGTGAGAGTACAAGTAGTGAAGATGAAGgccaatatcaaaatatacgtgaacgatttatcaaaaa agtgACAgataaagaggaagaagaagataaggCAAAACGAAAGGAACAGCgaaaagaacgaaaagaaaaagaacgaaaaaagaaaaaagacgaaGATGATGAAGAAGGTGAATGGGAAACCGTTAAAGGCGGTGTAGCTATTCCATCTGAAAAACCAAAAATGTTTGCAAAGGATGCAGAAATTAATGTGGCTgctgttttaaaaaaactttctgaAATTATCGCGGCTCGTGGTAAAAAACGTACTGATCGTAGGGAACAAATTGAGCTGTTACATGAATTGCAATCCATAGCAGACACTCATAATCTTGGACCAGCAGTAGCAGTTAAAATTAAGTTCTCTATTGTATCTTCTATTTTTGATTACAATCCAAAAGTATCTGATGCAATGAAACCTGAATATTGGTCAAA aatattagaaCGTATTACGGAAATGCTCGATATGCTGTTGAACACGAAAGATATGGTAATAGCTGAAATAGTATCTGAAGATGCAGAAGAGTATGAAACACCACCATATAAAATACATGGATGTGTATTAACGTTAGTGGAACGTTTGGATGAAGaatttactaaattattaaaggaaTGTGATCCACACAGTAATGAATATGTAGAgag gttaaaagatgaaaaacaAGTATCCACAATAATAGATAAAGTTCAGGAATATTTAGAAAGACAAGGAACTGTTTCTGAACTTTGTCGCGTATATTTACGTAAAATTGAacatctttattataaattcgacCCAAATGTTCTTAAACaaaaagaa ggaGAACTTGGTCCGGATGTTATAACATCTGTACAAGTTATGGAAAAGCtttgtaaatatgtttatGCACATGATGGAACAGATAGACTTAGAACTCGTGCAATTCTTTCCCATGTCTATCATCATGCTCTTCATGATAACTGGTTTCAAGCACGTGATCTCATTTTGATGTCTCATTTACAAGAAACTATTCAGCATTCTGATCCAGCTACGCAA attttatacaaTAGAACTATTGCTCATCTGGGCTTATGTGCTTTCCGTCATGCGAATATTAAAGATGCTCATAATTGTTTAGTTGATTTAATGGTAACTGGTAAAGTGAAGGAACTTTTGGCACAAGGTCTTCTTCCTCAAAGACAACATGAACGTAGTAAAGAACAAGAAAAGATCGAAAAACAAAGGCAAATGCCGTTCCATATGCACATTAATTTAGAACTTCTTGAATGTGTTTATCTAGTTTCTGCGATGCTCATTGAAATTCCATATATGGCTGCACATGAATTTGAtgcaagaagaagaatgatTTCCAAGACATTCTATCAACAATTAAGATCTAGTGAACGTCAGTCATTAGTTGGACCTCCCGAATCTATGAGAGAACATGTTGTCGCGGCAGCAAAAGCAATGCGCAATGGAAATTGGTTggcttgtaataattttattattaacgaaaaaatGAATGCTAAAGTTTGGGATCTCTTTTATCAAGCGGACAAAGTTCGTGACATGCTCACAAGATTGAACAAAGAAGAGGCTTTGAGAACATATTTATTCACGTATTCTCATGTTTATGATTCAATCTCAATGCCGAAATTAGCAGAAATGTTTCAATTGAAGCGACCTGTTGTTCATTCcataataagtaaaatgatCATTAATGAAGAACTTATGGCATCTTTAGATGATCCAACTGAAACTGTTGTAATGCATCGTAGTGAACCAAGTCGCTTACAATCATTAGCATTGCAGCTTACTGATAAAGTAAACAATTTCGTAGATTCTAACGaacgaatttttgaaatgaaacaaG gaaatttcttttcaagagGAAATCAAGGGAACTTTCGTGACAGACAAAATTACAATCGACAAGGACAAGATTGGGGTCGTCAGAGACGTGATCGTGATCGAGATCgtaatcgagaagaaaatcgaaattattaa